The following coding sequences lie in one Glycine max cultivar Williams 82 chromosome 19, Glycine_max_v4.0, whole genome shotgun sequence genomic window:
- the PIP2-8 gene encoding aquaporin PIP2-1: MAKDLETEIQSGLPHKDYHDPPPAPFYDPAELRKWSFFRALIAEFVATLLFLYVTILTVIGYNHQTATAAEPCSGVGVLGIAWAFGGMIFVLVYCTAGISGGHINPAVTFGLFLARKVSLTRAVGYMVAQVLGAISGVGLVKALQKSYYNRYKGGVNMLADGYSKGTGLGAEIIGTFILVYTVFSATDPKRVARDSHVPVLAPLPIGFAVFMVHLATIPITGTGINPARSLGPAVIFNNEKAWDDQWIFWVGPFIGAALAAFYHQSVLRAQAAKALGSFRSSSNL, encoded by the exons atGGCCAAAGACCTCGAAACGGAGATTCAAAGTGGGTTGCCTCACAAGGACTACCACGACCCACCCCCCGCCCCATTCTACGACCCCGCCGAGCTCCGAAAGTGGTCCTTCTTCCGAGCCCTCATCGCCGAGTTCGTCGCCACcctcctcttcctctacgtCACCATCCTCACCGTCATCGGCTACAACCACCAGACAGCCACCGCCGCCGAGCCCTGCAGCGGCGTCGGCGTCCTCGGCATCGCTTGGGCCTTTGGAGGCATGATTTTTGTCCTCGTCTATTGCACCGCCGGCATATCAG GGGGACACATAAACCCGGCGGTGACGTTCGGGTTGTTTTTGGCGAGGAAGGTGTCGCTGACAAGAGCTGTTGGGTACATGGTGGCTCAGGTGTTGGGGGCCATAAGTGGGGTGGGGCTTGTGAAGGCTTTGCAGAAGAGCTACTACAACAGGTACAAAGGTGGCGTGAACATGCTCGCTGATGGTTACAGCAAAGGAACCGGTTTGGGCGCTGAGATTATTGGCACCTTTATTCTTGTCTACACCGTCTTCTCTGCTACCGATCCCAAGAGAGTAGCAAGAGACTCCCATGTTCCC GTGTTGGCACCACTTCCAATTGGGTTTGCGGTGTTCATGGTTCACTTGGCCACCATCCCTATCACCGGCACTGGCATCAACCCAGCTAGAAGCCTTGGGCCTGCTGTCATATTCAACAACGAGAAGGCTTGGGATGACCAG TGGATCTTCTGGGTTGGACCCTTCATCGGTGCTGCTCTTGCTGCATTCTACCACCAGTCCGTGTTGAGGGCCCAAGCAGCAAAGGCTCTAGGGTCTTTCAGGAGCTCCTCAAACCTGTAA